A stretch of Mucilaginibacter terrae DNA encodes these proteins:
- a CDS encoding co-chaperone GroES, protein MSLNIKPIGDRVVVEAAPAEEKTASGIFIPDTAKEKPQQGTVVAVGDGKKDEPMTVKVGDKVLYSKYGGTEITIDGKEYLMMRESDIYGIL, encoded by the coding sequence ATGTCATTAAACATTAAACCTATTGGCGACAGAGTAGTGGTAGAAGCTGCTCCTGCCGAAGAAAAGACTGCGTCTGGTATCTTCATTCCTGACACTGCTAAAGAAAAACCTCAACAAGGTACCGTAGTAGCTGTAGGTGACGGTAAAAAAGATGAGCCTATGACTGTTAAAGTAGGTGATAAAGTTTTATACAGCAAATATGGTGGTACCGAGATCACTATCGACGGTAAAGAATACCTGATGATGCGTGAATCAGACATCTACGGAATATTATAA
- the secG gene encoding preprotein translocase subunit SecG encodes MYLVLIIVAILVCILLGIIVLVQNPKGGGLSSNFSSSSQLLGVQKTGDILEKGTWILAITLMVLSLAINVAIKSSNAGGTSSELQEQIQKASKPSGPVTSTTPLTVPAKPADSTKK; translated from the coding sequence ATGTACTTAGTATTAATTATCGTTGCTATCCTGGTTTGCATTTTATTAGGCATTATTGTGTTGGTGCAAAATCCTAAAGGTGGCGGCTTGTCTTCAAATTTTTCAAGCTCATCGCAATTACTGGGTGTGCAAAAAACAGGCGATATTCTTGAAAAAGGTACCTGGATCTTGGCTATTACTTTAATGGTATTGTCATTAGCTATTAACGTTGCTATAAAAAGCAGTAATGCAGGTGGCACATCATCTGAGTTGCAGGAGCAAATTCAAAAAGCTTCTAAACCAAGCGGCCCGGTTACCAGCACTACACCGCTAACTGTACCGGCTAAACCTGCTGATAGCACCAAGAAATAA
- a CDS encoding LptE family protein yields MKKVLCFVMIMVAMVWSSCSVTLSGASIPVDMKTINVAFFENNAPLVVNNLSTLFTEALKDRIRSQSRLGIVRGEADATIEGTITGYTLAPVSIQATNNNTAPLATATRLTITVNVKYVNNKDKKLSPDFEQSFSRYTDFTGDINSQEQSLIRIINQQLTEDIFNKAFANW; encoded by the coding sequence ATGAAGAAAGTACTGTGCTTTGTGATGATAATGGTGGCTATGGTATGGTCGTCTTGCTCGGTTACCTTGAGCGGTGCTTCTATACCCGTTGATATGAAAACCATCAATGTGGCATTTTTTGAAAACAATGCACCGCTGGTAGTAAACAACCTGAGTACACTTTTTACCGAAGCCTTAAAAGACCGTATACGTTCGCAAAGCCGTTTGGGTATAGTACGTGGCGAGGCCGATGCCACTATTGAAGGGACTATAACCGGTTATACTTTGGCGCCGGTATCAATTCAGGCTACTAATAATAATACTGCCCCATTGGCAACGGCTACACGCTTAACCATTACGGTTAATGTGAAATATGTAAACAATAAAGACAAAAAGCTATCACCCGATTTTGAGCAGTCGTTTTCGCGCTACACCGATTTTACGGGCGATATAAACTCACAGGAGCAAAGCCTGATCCGGATAATTAATCAGCAGCTCACCGAGGATATTTTTAACAAAGCTTTTGCAAACTGGTAA